In Ruminiclostridium papyrosolvens DSM 2782, the following proteins share a genomic window:
- the aroF gene encoding 3-deoxy-7-phosphoheptulonate synthase, which yields MIIVMNPKSNQMQIDDVINVLKNSGLGVHVSQGTERTIIGIIGDKTVLRDIPLEIMPGVEKLVPIVESFKLAGKTFQPEPSVVNVNGVKIGGKELVIMAGPCAVESREQILEAAQAVKRSGAQFLRGGAFKPRTSPYAFQGLEEEGLKLLKEAKDATGLQIITEVTSDKAVEVSIPYVDMFQVGARNVQNFQLLKEIGKSMKPVLLKRGSATTIDEWLNAAEYIMSEGNYNVVLCERGIRTFETATRNTLDLSAVPVVKNMSHLPIIVDPSHAAGKSKYVIPLSRAAIAAGADGLIVEVHPNPMCALSDAAQQLKPTEFDSLCEDISKLAPILEREFKHGC from the coding sequence ATGATTATTGTAATGAATCCAAAGTCAAATCAAATGCAGATTGATGATGTCATCAACGTTCTGAAAAATTCGGGATTGGGAGTACATGTATCTCAGGGTACTGAGAGAACTATTATCGGTATAATCGGTGATAAGACGGTTCTCCGTGATATTCCTCTTGAAATTATGCCGGGGGTTGAAAAACTGGTTCCAATAGTGGAGTCCTTCAAGCTGGCCGGAAAAACATTTCAGCCTGAACCCAGTGTTGTCAATGTAAATGGTGTGAAAATAGGCGGTAAGGAATTGGTTATCATGGCAGGTCCTTGTGCAGTAGAAAGCCGTGAACAGATACTAGAAGCAGCACAGGCAGTAAAAAGGTCCGGTGCCCAGTTCCTAAGAGGAGGAGCTTTTAAGCCCAGAACCTCTCCATATGCATTTCAGGGTCTTGAAGAAGAAGGTCTGAAGCTTCTCAAAGAAGCAAAGGATGCAACAGGCTTGCAGATAATCACAGAAGTAACCAGCGATAAGGCAGTAGAGGTGTCCATACCATATGTTGATATGTTTCAGGTAGGCGCACGTAATGTACAGAACTTCCAGCTTTTGAAGGAAATAGGTAAATCTATGAAGCCGGTACTTCTGAAAAGAGGCTCTGCAACCACTATTGACGAATGGCTTAATGCTGCCGAATATATAATGAGTGAAGGCAATTACAATGTTGTCCTTTGCGAAAGAGGTATCAGAACCTTTGAAACAGCTACAAGGAACACCCTTGATTTAAGTGCAGTTCCGGTAGTTAAAAACATGAGCCATCTGCCCATAATAGTTGACCCCAGCCATGCTGCCGGAAAGTCAAAATATGTAATTCCTCTGTCAAGAGCCGCTATTGCAGCAGGTGCTGACGGCCTTATAGTTGAAGTACACCCTAACCCAATGTGTGCATTATCTGA